TCGCAAAAGTCCAGACATCTTGCCTTGCCTCTCTGAAAGCGAATGAGCGTaacgaacaggaacaggaaatgACACCGGAAGCGCTGTAAGAATTCCACAAGCGCTCATgggatttgtattttttgggggggcctAAATGTTTCCAATTAAAAGCAAGTTTGCATCGTCACTAGTTTCACTAATGCGTCTGTTAAATAACACTGACAGGCAAGTGCTTTGATGCGTTACagttaaataataacagaacactTTAATATGTTATTGCTTTCTAAGCCAAGCAGAACGTGTTTATTCAGACAGTCATTTTAAGAGATTTAGGCACTTACCAGCATATTATGTAATATGGTCCATGAACCGTTACATTTCATAGGCTatagcattttttttcattttcttttagcaaaataattaaatctaTGGCCTACTTTAAGGTTCAGTTTCCTGCACTGACATGTCTCAAAATGCATCAGTGCTTTTGTgctgtctcaaaatgcacacaagtaatgtttgttaaaacgacttaaattttctaaataaacaaaggcctagtcctggcttaaaggaccagtcagtgaaatttagcagcatctagtggttaGGTTGCGAAtagcaaccaacggctcactccacagctcccacctccctttcgaagcactatggaggctgacagaggactaagatgtcgtcatcttttcgcttctttgctgaaggaaataacgcatttacaaaacgcgttccacagtttgtccatttaggtctaggtctactgtagaaacatggcAGTGCAACATAGTGAATTCTCtgtaaggggacctgcagtgtatgcagatagaaatagctcattctagggTAAAACGTAACACttcataaggtctttatacacctctgaagacatagttatttatattatgttgcatttctgtcaaaagatcctcctTAATCTTAGACACTGGTAGTCCCTGTCCGGAAAACCGCCCCTaaattttaaacttaaaatcctaTACAAGCTCCCACAGTGAGTGTATAATAAATCAAGATAAAGTTTTAAAGTAATTTGCTAGCAGCttaagtttttaaaataaatgtctcTTAAAAAGTTACTTATATAACTTATTAATACAGATATTTcttaagatttttattttgaatgattagttttcatttttgtacatttgcCTTAAAAGTCATTTCTGCAGAGAAGTGCCAAATATTTCATTGCTCAGGGAAAAAGTTCCGTTTATTTAATGTACATTGGACTTTTTGTCAAAACACTTAAAACTGAGCATACTCTATGAATAAAGTAGTCATTCCAatctgtttatgtattttatgttgtttttatagttcaggtaagaaaacaaaaattcacatacaaaacaaatcttCACTGCTTTAGATATGTTTTGCTCTATTAAAGTACATAATTAAAATTTACAATAATTCCAGTAAGAAAGATAAGAAAACAGCATAATTTATAATAGAGGAGACTCCTTACACCACACCGGACACTGCGCGGTGCGACGCGACATtacacaacaaaagacaatagaacccatTAAAACCTGTTAtacttaaaaatgttgtccacactggatgcggcgtggCGTGAcatgacaaacccattaagaacaagccagTTGTCGTGTCGCGCCGGTTGTGTTCGGTGTAGACACACTGGTACATAGCCTTTGACTGTTACCATGATATAATACTGTTATATTACTTCTGTTCTGTACGGAAACAATCATCTACATTTGTCTGTTGCAGTCAGTAAGACTGAACGGAGTGAGTTCTCAAACAGACTCTTTTAGCTGGATGGTGCAGAAGTCCTTAAGGGCCAAATCCTCTTTCACAATTGAGTCTTTGGAATTTGTCCGCCTGAAACCTCTGCAATAAGTGAAAGAATAGGAAAGCAATTAGTTACACATTAACACTTGAAACATCATTTATATAGTTAACTTTCAACGTAGCATTGTGGTCACCAGTGTTGCATAATGTCTTACAACACTTTGGATCAATTGCAACTAGAACAAGTCTTTAACCTCAGTATTTTCAAGCAACTACCTGTCCTCCACATCCTGGAGAGTATCTGGGAGAGGCATTCCAAGGGTTTCCGGGAGAAAGAAGGCAAAGATCCCACTGATAATAGGAGCCCCTCCATAGATGAAACCAGGTAGCCATGGAACAGCCTCCCCGGAAAGAAGCACCATAGGAGCCACCATTGCCCCCAGACGAGCCATCATCGACACCCAACCCATTCCGCTCTGTCTGAGAGGATGAAACAGAAAATTGCATTAGCCGACATCAATAGGGCTTGTAAAACGCATGCAATTTGCAGTTCTTGTTATTGCtgttaaaaaagaacaaaatgatGGATAACCACATTTAAAGAGTGAATCATAGGGAAGAATTTAGACACTTGGAGGGTGATGACAGGGTGGTTAATTACCGGATGACCGTGGGATAAAGCTCTCCAGAATACAGGTAACAGCAGCTGAAGGAGGCAGCCAAACAACCCTTCCCGACCACTGCCAAACTGGTGCGTAATATCTGCATGTCTGCACATGCACGACAACAACATTCACGGATACAAAGTTACATGATTAGCAAACTTTAAATACCAAGGTCTCGATTTCTGTGAAGGACAGACAGACATTCAAATGTCATTTGAGTGAGATGAGAATGACAGCAAATAGAAACATAGCTATGAGACTGAAATTGTATTATTAGTGCTCTTTGTTGACAAGCGGGCTCAAATTCTCACCATAAGGCACTAGAAGATTAATGAGTATCATTATGCCAGCCAGTACAAGAGCTCCACATTGAGATGGTCTTCGCCCCAACAAGCTCATGCAAATTGTTACCACGATTTTGGCTGGTATATCCACTGCTCCAAAGATGACTTGGATCAGATAAATGCTGACCCCAAATTTCTGTAGATCCATGGAAAGCCCATAGTAGGCAAAGCTGGTAGAGAACCTGAGAATATAGGACAGGTTTGTTTTATTCAAGGTAGTTTTGGAATGTTTGTACTGAATGAGATGCTAGGATATGTGACTGACCAGACTGCACTGAGACATATAGTGATGCTTCTCATAGTAGCTGTTCGAATGAGGTCGAGACCATTGTAGGATCCCTTTGAGCAGGCCATCTCCTTCTTCATGGAATCTTCCAACATCTGCACACACATGAGCACAATGGAATAAGCATTCTGAATGACCTTGAGGATTTTAAAATGCACACGATTCATATAAGGTCACACCTCAAGATTGATTTTGTCTGCCTCTGCTCGCCGTCTGTTTATGCGAGCCACCGTTTTGAGGTTCTTGACCGCCTGCTCTGACTTTCTGTTCAGGACCAGCCAGCGTGCAGATTCTAAAAACCACCTGGGCATAATGCAAATTCAGCTACATTAAACCTTTTTGAAGCACAAATACCAAAAACAAAGAATACATTTGTCGTTTGAAAACAAAAGGAGAAATTGATACACAAAGATTTGGAAcagattattttttataaacggGTTTATCCAGACAAATCAAACTGTTCTGGAATTGACCCAATTCTCAAGAAACTATAATAGAGATTTTAGGTTAAGACTAAAGGCAATA
The Triplophysa rosa linkage group LG19, Trosa_1v2, whole genome shotgun sequence genome window above contains:
- the slc22a6l gene encoding solute carrier family 22 member 6 yields the protein MAFADLLEQVGSTGRFQVVHVTLLSMPILMMASHNLLQNFVAAVPPHHCATHGNLTVSSMSAADVLRATVPLDSNGKLDRCKRYVHPQWQLLSRNTSEELWEDVEEPETQGCEDGWYYNTSEMSSTIITEWDLVCDLRALKQMGQTIYMGGVLVGALVFGGLSDRFGRRFLLLMSNLIMAVGGTCAAFSTSFTLFCVCRFFCGMALSGVVLNSFSLIVEWIPTRVRTVVGTGTGYCYTAGQLILAAVAYFIRDWRWLTLAVSLPFYVSFLYSWWFLESARWLVLNRKSEQAVKNLKTVARINRRRAEADKINLEMLEDSMKKEMACSKGSYNGLDLIRTATMRSITICLSAVWFSTSFAYYGLSMDLQKFGVSIYLIQVIFGAVDIPAKIVVTICMSLLGRRPSQCGALVLAGIMILINLLVPYDMQILRTSLAVVGKGCLAASFSCCYLYSGELYPTVIRQSGMGWVSMMARLGAMVAPMVLLSGEAVPWLPGFIYGGAPIISGIFAFFLPETLGMPLPDTLQDVEDRGFRRTNSKDSIVKEDLALKDFCTIQLKESV